A stretch of Prunus dulcis chromosome 6, ALMONDv2, whole genome shotgun sequence DNA encodes these proteins:
- the LOC117630689 gene encoding shikimate kinase, chloroplastic-like, producing the protein MMVMEATVAHRLQFSTWIDSEKVARRPSSSARCSQRLKEQNKLRVLVAAHLPSSRVSNRQRHVALEVSCSYNKFPASTVESGNFQTPFDESLVLKNKAQAIEPYLNGRCIYLVGMMGSGKTTVGKILSQAINYSFIDSDTLVEHEVGGTSVAEIFKLNGEGFFRDKETEVLRKLSLMHHLVVSTGGGAVVRPINWKCMKKGISVWLDVPLEALAQRIAAVGTGSRPLLHHESGDAYRKTFMRLTSLFEQRGDSYANASARVSLENIAAKLGYRDVSSLTPTAIVIEVLEQIEVFLKEEDGHAHITF; encoded by the exons ATGATGGTAATGGAGGCCACGGTTGCGCATAGGTTGCAGTTTTCTACCTGGATTGATTCGGAGAAGGTTGCGAGGCGGCCGAGCAGTTCAGCGCGGTGCTCTCAGAGATTGAAGGAGCAAAACAAGCTCCGGGTGCTTGTTGCAGCTCACCTACCCTCCTCTAGAGTCTCTAATCGCCAACGACATGTCGCTTTGGAGGTTTCATGCTCCTACAACAAGTTTCCAG CTTCAACAGTGGAATCTGGAAACTTTCAAACTCCTTTTGATGAATCTCTGGTTTTGAAG AATAAGGCACAAGCCATCGAGCCATATTTAAATGGACGATGTATATATCTTGTTG GTATGATGGGATCTGGGAAAACAACTGTTGGCAAGATTTTGTCACAAGCAAttaattattcttttattgatAG TGATACATTGGTGGAGCATGAGGTTGGTGGAACTTCTGTAGCTGAAATTTTCAAACTCAATGGAGAAGGCTTTTTCAGAGATAAAGAG ACTGAGGTGCTACGTAAACTGTCTTTGATGCATCATCTTGTTGTTTCTACGGGTGGAGGTGCAGTTGTACGGCCCATCAACTG GAAATGTATGAAGAAGGGTATTAGTGTCTGGTTAGATGTACCCTTGGAAGCCCTGGCTCAGAGAATTGCCGCTGTGGGAACTGGTTCTCGCCCTCTTTTGCATCATGAGTCAGGGGATGCATACAGAAAA ACTTTTATGCGTTTGACAAGCCTTTTTGAACAGAGAGGTGATTCATATGCTAATGCCAGTGCTAGGGTTTCCTTGGAAA ATATTGCAGCCAAGTTGGGTTATAGAGATGTGTCCAGTCTCACTCCGACTGCCATTGTTATTGAG GTACTAGAACAAATTGAAGTCTTTctgaaggaagaagatggcCATGCCCATATTACATTCTAA
- the LOC117630688 gene encoding F-box/kelch-repeat protein SKIP6: protein MSTSTTTTQSSSAAEAQLIPSLPDDVALNCIARVPRWYHPTLSIVSRPIRSLLSSPLFFTTRSLLSSTEHFLYLTLRLHHNPSAWFTLYQNPNPNNPNNPHVLIPVPPLPSPTVGAAYAVVGPTIYVIGGSINDVPSSHVWVLDCRFHTWHKGPPMRVAREFSAAGVVDGKIYVIGGCVADSWARNEFWAESLDPGTGRWKAVRSPIDVRDKWMHASAVIGGRVYAMADRGGVVLDPKAGTWNVVDKRLDLGWRGRACVVHGILYCYDYLGKIRGFDVKKRVWKELKGLEKGLPKFLCGATMANVGEKLVVLWEGKGNGKEIEIWCAEIEVEENGDGELQGKIGWSHKLISVPKDFSIVNCLAVTL from the coding sequence ATGTctacctccaccaccaccacacagAGCAGCTCAGCAGCAGAGGCACAACTAATCCCATCCCTCCCAGACGATGTCGCTTTGAACTGTATAGCTCGGGTCCCACGTTGGTACCACCCGACCCTCTCCATTGTCTCGCGACCCATCCGCTCCCTCCTCTCATCTCCACTCTTCTTCACCACCCGCTCCCTCCTCAGCTCCACCGAACACTTCCTCTACCTCACCCTGCGGCTGCACCACAACCCCTCCGCCTGGTTCACACTCTATCAAAACCCCAACCCCAACAACCCAAACAACCCTCACGTTCTCATCCCGGTCCCGCCACTCCCCTCCCCAACAGTCGGCGCCGCATATGCCGTCGTGGGCCCCACTATCTACGTCATCGGAGGCTCAATCAACGACGTCCCTTCCTCGCACGTATGGGTCCTCGACTGCCGCTTCCACACGTGGCACAAGGGTCCTCCGATGCGCGTGGCGCGCGAGTTCTCGGCTGCCGGCGTCGTCGACGGAAAGATATACGTCATCGGCGGCTGCGTCGCGGACTCCTGGGCCCGGAACGAGTTCTGGGCCGAGTCTCTTGACCCGGGGACTGGCCGCTGGAAGGCGGTGCGGAGCCCGATTGATGTCCGCGACAAGTGGATGCACGCGAGCGCCGTGATCGGCGGGCGCGTGTACGCCATGGCGGACCGGGGCGGCGTCGTGTTGGACCCGAAAGCCGGAACTTGGAATGTGGTTGATAAAAGGCTTGACTTGGGTTGGAGAGGGAGGGCCTGCGTGGTCCATGGGATTCTCTACTGCTATGACTATTTGGGGAAAATTAGAGGGTTTGATGTGAAGAAGAGGGTTTGGAAAGAGCTCAAGGGACTGGAGAAGGGGCTGCCCAAGTTCTTGTGCGGCGCCACGATGGCGAATGTGGGAGAGAAATTGGTTGTGTTGTGGGAAGGGAAGGGAAATGGTAAAGAAATTGAGATTTGGTGTGCTGAAATTGAAGTGGAGGAAAATGGGGATGGAGAGTTGCAGGGAAAGATTGGTTGGTCCCATAAGCTCATTTCGGTTCCAAAAGACTTCTCCATCGTCAACTGCTTGGCGGTCACGTTGTGA
- the LOC117630376 gene encoding uncharacterized protein LOC117630376 — protein sequence MSVPNFMSLVRKHYSIDVTRDQCYKAKNLANERIQGSIEEQYAKLWDYCEELKRQNPGSNVLVKTLLRGDDSIFLRLYICFAQLRKEFIEGCRTMVGFDGAFIKGQHPGQLLSAVGIDANNGMFPITFAVMETERLGQAIKALKPDVEHRHCVRHLHNNFKVARHGSLALKQRLWAAARSTTLPWWAAEMDNIMEISAPVMHGLKIGQQFIGAGLVRDVLNLHNRYEALKPSFKASEFCKATHETNLADYAKHKAELDQMVAGYKEAKATADKLEKQIEEVQKQLAEVQNKLGARLSSKTKTTFLVQNMVSASRLAYRLLDRDREIHAAPINGICVFQGFA from the exons ATGTCAGTTCCTAACTTCATGTCATTGGTGAGGAAACATTACAGTATAGATGTTACTAGGGACCAATGCTACAAGGCAAAGAATTTGGCAAATGAGAGGATTCAAGGAAGCATTGAAGAACAATATGCAAAGCTGTGGGATTATTGTGAGGAGCTTAAGAGGCAAAACCCAGGGAGCAATGTTTTAGTGAAGACATTATTGCGGGGAGATGATTCAATTTTTCTGAGgctttatatatgttttgctCAACTGAGGAAGGAGTTTATTGAAGGATGCAGAACCATGGTTGGTTTTGATGGGGCTTTCATCAAAGGACAACATCCAGGACAACTTTTAAGTGCTGTTGGGATTGATGCTAACAATGGCATGTTCCCAATAACTTTTGCTGTTATGGAGACAGAAA GACTGGGGCAAGCAATTAAGGCTTTAAAGCCAGATGTTGAACATAGGCATTGTGTAAGGCATCTGCACAATAATTTCAAAGTTGCTAGGCATGGTAGTTTGGCACTTAAACAGAGGCTATGGGCTGCTGCTAGAAGTACAACACTTCCTTGGTGGGCAGCTGAGATGGACAATATTATGGAAATATCTGCACCAGTCATGCATGGCTTAAAGATAGGCCAACAATTCATTGGAGCAG GCTTGGTAAGAGATGTGCTCAATCTCCACAATCGCTATGAAGCTCTCAAGCCCTCCTTCAAAGCCTCCGAGTTCTGCAAGGCTACTCATGAAACCAACTTGGCTGATTATGCAAAACATAAAGCAGAACTAGACCAAATGGTTGCAGGCTATAAAGAAGCCAAGGCCACTGCCGATAAGCTGGAGAAGCAAATTGAAGAAGTCCAAAAACAGCTGGCAGAGGTGCAGAACAAGCTTGGGGCTAGACTGAGTTCTAAGACCAAAACAACTTTCCTTGTGCAGAATATGGTCTCAGCTTCCAGGCTAGCATACAGATTACTGGATCGAGATAGAGAAATCCATGCAGCACCAATCAATGGCATATGTGTGTTCCAAGGATTTGCTTAA